A DNA window from Paenibacillus sp. HWE-109 contains the following coding sequences:
- a CDS encoding dienelactone hydrolase family protein, translating into MWAADQFLATEYEKSRMNQGLDRSRQANDRKVHLREVLARSIGTFEKEENHTPVLLEEMDCGTYIRKRVELSATPGLTFPAYVLVPKGFGKSKLPGVVAVHGHGYGSRQILGMHPDGSWDEGQPGIYHNFALELVHRGMVVIAPDVVGFGERRLQSDLKEDPNAPSSCYTMAAQLLMVGKTLTGLRIQEALCTLDYFSGLEEVDPERIGIMGFSGGSLIAFIASVLDERLHATVLAGFPNTFKESILAVHHCLCNYTPGILNHAELPELISLIAPRPLFLESGLDDPIFPKEGFIKAVEAIQAAYTSIGKPDLLATDLFPGAHEISGRLSYDWMYAKLTESLGY; encoded by the coding sequence ATGTGGGCAGCGGATCAATTTCTGGCAACTGAATATGAAAAATCAAGGATGAACCAAGGGCTAGATCGCAGCAGGCAGGCGAACGATCGAAAAGTACATCTAAGAGAAGTTTTAGCCCGGTCCATCGGTACTTTTGAGAAGGAAGAAAATCATACGCCAGTGCTTTTGGAGGAAATGGACTGTGGCACGTATATAAGAAAGCGGGTAGAACTCTCTGCCACGCCAGGATTAACATTTCCTGCTTATGTATTAGTACCTAAAGGATTTGGAAAGTCAAAACTGCCAGGTGTAGTGGCTGTTCACGGTCACGGATATGGAAGTAGACAAATTCTAGGGATGCATCCGGACGGCTCATGGGATGAAGGGCAGCCTGGCATTTATCATAATTTTGCCCTCGAATTGGTTCATCGAGGCATGGTTGTGATTGCACCAGACGTCGTGGGATTCGGAGAGAGAAGGTTACAGTCAGACTTAAAAGAAGACCCTAATGCTCCTAGCTCTTGTTATACGATGGCTGCACAATTGTTAATGGTTGGTAAGACATTGACAGGGCTTCGTATTCAAGAGGCTTTATGTACATTAGATTACTTTAGTGGTTTGGAGGAAGTAGACCCAGAACGTATTGGAATCATGGGTTTCTCAGGAGGCAGTTTGATAGCCTTCATTGCCTCCGTCCTAGACGAGCGCTTGCATGCAACTGTGCTGGCAGGCTTCCCTAACACGTTCAAAGAAAGTATTCTTGCGGTTCACCATTGTCTGTGCAACTATACCCCGGGTATTCTGAATCATGCCGAATTACCGGAACTGATTAGCTTAATTGCGCCTAGACCGCTGTTTCTCGAGTCGGGCTTGGATGATCCGATTTTTCCCAAAGAAGGATTTATTAAAGCTGTCGAAGCCATTCAAGCTGCTTATACGAGTATTGGAAAGCCAGATCTTCTGGCAACAGATCTTTTTCCTGGTGCTCATGAGATTAGCGGGAGATTGTCATATGATTGGATGTACGCAAAGCTAACCGAAAGTCTTGGATATTGA
- a CDS encoding glycoside hydrolase family 88 protein, translating to MLEAKDQIWLENVIGKIKLKMDWVSEKSKHKIPYTTINGTHDNRIVDNPTGTETDEINWWTNGFWGGMMWLMHHETGNEKYKEIAQISEKELDRCFDEFYGLHHDVGFMWLPTSRANYKVTQNPESRKRALHAAVLLAGRFNLAGGFIRAWNEVEGSDTRGWAIIDCMFNIPLLYWASEETGDPRFKQIAMKHADTAMTAFVRPDGSVNHIVEFDPFEGGVVRTYGGQGYEEGSSWTRGQTWALYGYMMSYIHTQKDDYLQTAKRIANYFISNIPADGVIPVDFRQPKVPKREDDTAAAIAACGLIEIAKVVGEHEKDLYLGAALKMLQTLDSSRINWTTDSDSLVQYGSAAYHSANHHHAIIYGDYYFMEAIFKLKGNDLYLW from the coding sequence ATGCTTGAGGCAAAAGACCAAATTTGGCTAGAGAATGTGATTGGCAAAATTAAATTGAAAATGGACTGGGTCAGCGAAAAGTCCAAACATAAAATTCCGTACACGACCATCAACGGCACACATGATAATCGCATCGTGGACAATCCTACTGGTACCGAAACGGATGAAATTAACTGGTGGACCAACGGCTTCTGGGGCGGCATGATGTGGCTTATGCATCACGAAACAGGTAACGAGAAATATAAAGAAATCGCACAAATCTCCGAAAAAGAATTAGATCGCTGTTTTGATGAATTTTACGGTTTGCATCATGATGTTGGATTTATGTGGTTGCCGACGAGTAGGGCGAATTATAAAGTGACGCAGAATCCGGAATCTCGCAAACGAGCACTCCATGCTGCTGTACTGCTCGCAGGTCGCTTTAATTTGGCAGGCGGCTTTATTCGGGCATGGAACGAAGTAGAGGGCTCTGATACAAGAGGCTGGGCGATTATCGACTGCATGTTTAATATTCCGCTGCTATACTGGGCTTCGGAAGAAACGGGTGATCCAAGGTTCAAGCAAATTGCGATGAAGCACGCCGATACGGCGATGACGGCGTTTGTCAGACCGGATGGATCTGTGAACCACATTGTAGAATTTGATCCGTTTGAAGGCGGCGTAGTTAGAACGTATGGCGGCCAAGGATATGAAGAAGGTTCTTCCTGGACGAGAGGGCAGACCTGGGCGTTATATGGGTACATGATGAGCTATATTCATACGCAAAAGGATGACTATTTGCAAACCGCGAAACGTATTGCCAACTATTTTATCTCAAACATTCCAGCAGATGGCGTGATTCCGGTTGATTTCCGTCAGCCGAAAGTACCGAAGCGCGAGGATGATACGGCTGCAGCGATTGCAGCATGCGGTCTGATTGAAATTGCGAAAGTCGTAGGCGAGCATGAGAAGGATCTGTATCTGGGTGCTGCGTTGAAGATGCTCCAAACGTTGGATAGCTCCCGGATCAATTGGACAACTGACAGTGATAGCTTGGTTCAATACGGTTCAGCCGCCTATCATTCGGCAAACCATCATCACGCGATTATTTATGGCGACTACTATTTCATGGAAGCGATTTTCAAGCTAAAAGGGAACGATTTGTATCTATGGTAA
- a CDS encoding GerAB/ArcD/ProY family transporter, with the protein MKNMESISSFQVGMLFLAGMTGSSIVLIPGPLAGAAKNGAWISFLLAFALGMFILTCVLYLQRKYPGMAFIEYSRQSIGKWLTIIVAVPYICAMFWQVAAIVIEIGGFFKSTMMKETPSYAINCLFFIVIALTARAGIEVMARMFVVLLFMMFGFIFLVLALVSPYFHPEFLLPIIPDGIKPVLHGAYIAYGFPYVEVALYAAILPFVRKKDKDKIGKYMVFALIINGITLLASIVCSIMVLGPLTGELKYSLFLLARLIFIQEILERTESVIGFSLIIGSYMKTSILLFILTNVISQLFKLKDDRILTYPIAVICLLLSITMYPNEPSFMEDGYVMWTLFDNFAYLLPLILIIIVTIFRSKKSGTLKIIPEK; encoded by the coding sequence ATGAAAAACATGGAAAGCATTAGTTCGTTTCAAGTGGGTATGCTGTTTCTCGCAGGCATGACTGGTTCGTCTATCGTTCTTATACCGGGTCCTCTGGCAGGCGCTGCGAAAAATGGGGCATGGATCTCTTTCTTGTTAGCATTTGCATTGGGCATGTTTATTCTGACTTGCGTTCTTTACTTACAGCGAAAGTATCCGGGAATGGCCTTCATTGAATACAGCCGCCAGTCCATAGGGAAATGGCTTACGATAATCGTCGCCGTACCCTATATTTGCGCTATGTTCTGGCAGGTTGCCGCGATTGTAATTGAAATTGGAGGCTTTTTCAAAAGCACGATGATGAAAGAAACACCTAGCTATGCGATTAATTGTTTATTTTTTATTGTGATTGCCTTGACTGCACGCGCCGGGATTGAAGTGATGGCCAGAATGTTCGTTGTCTTGCTTTTCATGATGTTCGGATTTATCTTCTTGGTTTTGGCGTTGGTTTCACCTTATTTTCACCCGGAATTCCTGCTTCCTATTATACCAGACGGGATTAAACCGGTCCTTCACGGTGCCTATATCGCCTATGGATTTCCCTATGTTGAGGTTGCGCTGTACGCAGCAATCCTTCCGTTTGTGCGCAAGAAAGACAAAGACAAGATTGGAAAATATATGGTTTTCGCTTTGATTATCAACGGCATTACATTACTGGCATCTATTGTATGTTCCATAATGGTTTTAGGCCCTTTGACCGGTGAGCTTAAATACTCCTTGTTCTTGCTTGCTCGGTTGATCTTTATTCAAGAAATTCTCGAAAGAACTGAATCGGTGATCGGATTCTCGTTGATTATCGGATCGTATATGAAAACCAGCATCCTATTATTTATATTAACGAATGTTATATCGCAACTGTTCAAATTGAAAGATGATCGCATCCTGACCTATCCCATTGCGGTTATCTGTCTTCTCCTCTCTATCACGATGTACCCCAATGAACCTTCGTTCATGGAAGACGGTTATGTGATGTGGACTTTATTCGACAATTTCGCATACCTTCTCCCTCTGATTTTAATCATTATAGTTACTATTTTCAGAAGCAAAAAGAGTGGAACGCTCAAAATAATTCCAGAAAAATGA
- a CDS encoding Ger(x)C family spore germination protein has translation MRSAIPIALPLLSILLLTGCWDKAELTEYGFVQAIALDWTTKDKVELTTHFYRPSGGMESSGSPPGAKGITIKTQADTVFEAVRDISIHFGRKPKWDHMRTIIIGEKLAQKLEIQEILDFFIRDHETRETTFVMIAEGKASKFLYIKPLIESTIGQQLRAMEDSTFKYSAKTSRLPLLDLAIQFKSETNILTVPYISKSKSSETISLSGIALLKDGIMTKTVITPAHTESLLMVLNKYQNGILEFPCKEESNYKMNKESFEVSSLDTKVTPKFNGNEMTVEVRTKIKGTIGELHCSSLKTKEDGQQFQVRVSKQVESNIRKMIKYIQNEKMDAIGIGNQIYRRNSKLWKDWKPSWDEHFSEIHFDVHVEVNVLNSGMEIGTPFGKKGG, from the coding sequence TTGAGATCAGCCATCCCCATCGCCTTGCCCCTATTATCTATTTTGCTTTTGACCGGCTGTTGGGATAAGGCGGAATTGACGGAGTACGGGTTTGTCCAAGCGATTGCACTCGATTGGACGACGAAAGATAAGGTTGAACTTACCACTCATTTCTATCGTCCTTCAGGTGGCATGGAATCCAGTGGGAGTCCACCAGGGGCAAAGGGGATTACGATTAAAACTCAGGCGGATACGGTATTTGAAGCAGTACGGGACATCTCCATCCATTTTGGGCGAAAACCGAAATGGGACCATATGCGTACAATTATCATTGGAGAAAAGTTAGCTCAGAAACTAGAAATCCAAGAAATCCTTGATTTTTTCATAAGAGACCATGAAACAAGGGAAACGACTTTCGTGATGATTGCCGAAGGAAAGGCAAGCAAATTTTTATACATCAAACCGTTAATTGAGAGTACGATCGGCCAACAACTGCGGGCAATGGAAGATTCCACGTTCAAGTATTCAGCCAAGACATCCAGGCTCCCACTGCTTGATTTGGCTATTCAATTCAAAAGCGAAACTAACATCTTGACGGTGCCTTATATCTCCAAAAGCAAATCATCGGAAACCATTTCTTTGTCAGGGATCGCCTTGCTCAAAGATGGAATAATGACCAAAACCGTCATTACACCAGCACATACCGAGTCGTTATTAATGGTACTCAACAAATACCAAAACGGCATTTTGGAATTTCCTTGTAAAGAAGAATCCAATTACAAAATGAATAAAGAGTCGTTTGAGGTCAGTTCTTTAGACACAAAAGTAACACCTAAATTCAATGGGAACGAAATGACAGTTGAAGTCCGCACTAAAATTAAGGGGACGATCGGCGAACTCCACTGCTCTTCCTTGAAGACTAAAGAAGATGGTCAACAATTCCAGGTTAGAGTCAGTAAACAAGTTGAGAGCAATATTAGGAAAATGATTAAGTATATCCAGAATGAAAAGATGGATGCTATAGGCATTGGAAATCAAATTTACAGAAGAAACTCGAAATTATGGAAAGATTGGAAACCAAGCTGGGACGAGCATTTCTCCGAAATCCACTTTGATGTGCATGTCGAGGTAAATGTGTTGAATTCAGGGATGGAGATCGGAACACCATTCGGGAAAAAAGGAGGATAA
- a CDS encoding spore germination protein, protein MSQEETLPHDISPDLSYNLKRIQDTFAACNDLTILPWSYGTELERTAFSVYFTTLINTKNINFMKESLQDLVTHEIGPATSIIHENVVNFFSKNGVSAQSASLLDSFDQSVQHILSGNLVIFFDQWNKALSYNVFELEQRKVTEPVTEPVVQGPHVSTIEDLDTNIGLIRNLLRSPRLKFEYLTAGEESQRRITYSYLDGAVNPETLTEFKRRISDIDREEILETSYLEEWIGESKYSLFPQVRYTERPDTAIASLLDGKIIVMVNGTPTILICPVDFFEFFVTSEDYYHRTIFSSLIRLLRIGAFCIAISLPSIYIALSTFHSELIPTILLLAILDTREGIPFPAFVEALIMEFFFELLREAGIRLPRPIGSAVSIVGALVIGQAAIQAKIASPVMVIIVSLTGIASFALPQYSMAITIRIIRFPLMILAATFGGLGIMLGFLLAFLHITCLRSLGQPYLTPLAPLEINQLRDVLIVVSRKILLHSPRNHHLHKKTAERKKAN, encoded by the coding sequence ATGTCTCAAGAGGAAACCTTGCCCCATGATATATCTCCAGATCTTTCTTATAATCTGAAACGGATTCAGGATACCTTTGCCGCATGTAATGATCTCACCATTCTTCCTTGGAGTTACGGCACAGAGCTTGAACGAACGGCCTTTTCCGTATATTTCACAACACTGATCAACACAAAAAATATTAATTTTATGAAAGAATCCTTGCAGGATCTGGTCACTCACGAAATCGGACCGGCAACGTCGATCATACACGAAAATGTGGTAAACTTTTTCTCAAAAAATGGAGTATCTGCTCAGTCAGCAAGCCTATTAGACTCCTTCGATCAGTCAGTGCAGCATATTCTGTCAGGAAACCTCGTCATTTTTTTTGATCAATGGAATAAAGCACTTAGTTATAATGTTTTCGAGTTAGAGCAGAGAAAAGTAACAGAGCCGGTCACAGAGCCTGTTGTCCAGGGTCCGCATGTGTCTACAATTGAAGACCTTGATACAAACATTGGCCTCATTCGAAACTTGCTGAGATCTCCAAGGCTTAAATTTGAATATCTAACAGCAGGGGAAGAAAGCCAAAGGAGAATCACTTACAGTTATTTGGACGGAGCTGTCAATCCGGAAACATTAACTGAATTTAAACGACGTATTTCGGATATAGACAGAGAAGAAATACTGGAAACTTCTTATTTGGAAGAATGGATTGGAGAATCCAAATATTCGCTTTTCCCCCAAGTACGTTATACGGAACGACCCGATACTGCTATTGCCTCATTATTGGACGGAAAAATTATAGTGATGGTGAATGGAACACCAACAATCTTAATTTGTCCAGTAGACTTTTTTGAATTCTTTGTAACAAGCGAAGATTATTATCATAGAACGATTTTTTCATCTTTAATTCGATTGTTGAGAATCGGTGCATTTTGCATAGCCATCTCGCTGCCGAGCATTTATATTGCCTTGTCAACCTTTCACTCCGAGTTGATTCCAACCATTCTCTTGCTTGCAATTCTCGATACACGGGAAGGGATTCCTTTCCCAGCCTTCGTTGAAGCGCTAATCATGGAGTTCTTCTTTGAATTGCTTCGAGAAGCGGGGATTCGCCTTCCACGACCAATTGGTTCTGCAGTCAGCATCGTCGGAGCGCTTGTCATTGGTCAGGCTGCAATCCAAGCCAAAATCGCTTCCCCAGTGATGGTCATTATCGTATCTCTAACCGGGATCGCCTCATTTGCACTGCCTCAATACAGTATGGCTATTACAATTCGCATTATCCGATTTCCTTTAATGATTCTCGCAGCTACTTTTGGTGGACTTGGAATCATGCTTGGCTTCCTCTTAGCCTTCTTGCATATAACTTGCTTGCGCTCACTTGGCCAACCGTATTTAACACCGCTAGCACCGCTTGAAATCAATCAATTGCGGGATGTGCTCATCGTCGTCTCGCGAAAAATCCTGCTTCACTCTCCACGAAACCACCACCTGCACAAGAAAACGGCAGAAAGGAAGAAGGCAAATTGA
- a CDS encoding xylulokinase, with translation MGYDIRNAILNGKTSLGIEFGSTRIKAVLIGEDFSPIASGSFEWENSYVDLIWTYSLEDIWNGLQDCYQKMASEVKSRYGVPLQTIGAIGFSGMMHGYMVFNEAGEQLVPFRTWRNNITEQASKVLTEQFNFQIPQRWSIAHLYQAILNKEEHINQIDFLTTLAGYIHWKLTGQKVLGIGEASGVFPIDLATKKYNTNRIEIFNQLIKDKELSWRLENILPEVLVAGENGGVLTEEGARLLDSSGELKAGIPICPPEGDAGTGMVATNSIAERTGNVSAGTSVFAMVVLEKELSKVYAEIDLVTTPTGSLVAMAHSNNCTSDLNAWVGLFDEFAKALGQHIDKSQLYKTLYHLALQGDPDGGGLLAYGYLSGEHITHFEEGRPLFVRSSNSNFNLANFMRTHLFSSLGALKIGMDILLQQENAKLEKILGHGGFFKTEDVGQKIMAAALNVPVSVMESAGEGGAWGIALLASYMIAKEENETLDDYLTTKIFAEKVGKTILPDQKDVNGFDVFMQRYKQGLAIERAAVEYL, from the coding sequence ATGGGTTACGATATTAGAAATGCAATTCTAAACGGAAAAACATCACTGGGTATTGAGTTTGGTTCGACGAGAATTAAGGCTGTTCTAATCGGGGAAGACTTCTCTCCAATCGCATCCGGCAGTTTTGAATGGGAAAATAGCTATGTTGACCTTATTTGGACATACAGCTTAGAGGATATTTGGAATGGTCTGCAAGACTGTTATCAGAAGATGGCTTCAGAAGTGAAGTCTCGCTATGGAGTTCCTCTACAAACCATTGGAGCAATTGGCTTTAGCGGCATGATGCATGGATATATGGTGTTTAATGAGGCTGGTGAGCAATTAGTTCCGTTCCGCACTTGGCGGAACAATATAACGGAGCAAGCGTCGAAAGTATTGACAGAACAGTTTAATTTTCAGATACCTCAGCGTTGGAGCATCGCGCATCTGTATCAAGCGATACTCAACAAGGAAGAACATATTAACCAAATTGATTTTCTAACTACATTGGCTGGCTACATACATTGGAAACTCACCGGACAAAAAGTACTAGGCATAGGCGAAGCTTCTGGTGTATTTCCAATTGACTTAGCTACTAAAAAATATAATACAAATAGGATTGAAATATTCAATCAGTTAATTAAGGATAAAGAATTATCGTGGAGACTTGAGAACATTTTGCCCGAAGTGTTAGTGGCTGGAGAAAATGGAGGTGTTCTCACCGAGGAAGGAGCAAGACTTCTAGATAGCAGCGGAGAGTTAAAGGCAGGAATTCCGATCTGTCCACCTGAGGGAGATGCAGGGACGGGGATGGTTGCAACAAATAGTATTGCTGAGCGAACAGGGAATGTATCTGCCGGCACTTCCGTTTTTGCCATGGTTGTACTAGAAAAGGAACTCTCTAAAGTGTACGCTGAGATCGATCTTGTTACCACACCTACTGGCAGTCTGGTTGCTATGGCACATTCTAATAACTGTACATCTGATCTCAATGCATGGGTAGGCTTATTTGATGAATTTGCAAAAGCATTAGGACAACATATAGATAAAAGTCAGTTATACAAGACGCTATATCATTTAGCGCTGCAGGGCGATCCAGACGGTGGTGGCTTGTTAGCTTACGGCTATCTTTCTGGCGAGCATATCACGCATTTTGAAGAAGGACGTCCATTATTTGTGCGTTCATCGAATAGTAACTTTAATTTGGCAAACTTTATGAGAACCCATCTGTTTTCCTCATTGGGAGCACTTAAAATTGGAATGGATATCCTTTTACAACAAGAAAATGCGAAGTTGGAGAAAATTCTGGGTCATGGTGGTTTCTTTAAAACGGAAGATGTTGGCCAGAAGATTATGGCAGCTGCCTTGAATGTTCCAGTCTCCGTAATGGAATCAGCAGGTGAAGGAGGAGCTTGGGGAATTGCGCTGCTTGCTTCTTATATGATTGCTAAAGAAGAAAACGAGACTTTAGATGATTATTTGACTACAAAGATATTTGCAGAGAAAGTTGGTAAGACCATATTACCTGATCAAAAGGACGTTAATGGTTTTGATGTATTTATGCAAAGGTACAAACAAGGGTTGGCCATTGAAAGGGCTGCTGTGGAGTATTTATAA